Part of the Pseudomonas lijiangensis genome is shown below.
TTCAATGGCAACCGGGTGCTCGCCTCCGCCGCCTATAACGCCGGCCCGGGCCGCGTTCGCCAATGGCTCAAGGGCGCTAACCATCTGGCATTCGATGTCTGGGTAGAAAGCATTCCCTTCGACGAAACCCGCCAGTACGTGCAAAACGTGCTGTCTTATTCCGTGATCTACGGGCAGAAGCTCAATTCACCGCAGCCGCTGGTGGATTGGCATGAGCGGTTCTTCGACGATCTGTAAACACTGATGGAGGGCAAGTCAGCCGCGCTGCCTTGCCCTCCTCGACACAGCCAGTTACTCCAGAATCTCCACCGGCATCCCCACTTCCAGTACACCCGGCCCGTCATTGACCATGTTCTGGCCAAACATCACATCCCCCTCGATTTCACGATAGGTCTTGAGCGTCGTCAGAGGCTCACGGTCTTCGCTGCGCTGGCCGGTCGCCGGATCGATAGTGGTCAGGATGCAGCGCGCGCACGGCTTGAGGATGCGAAACTCCATCTCGCCGATGCGGATGCGCTTCCAGTTGTCCTCGGCAAAGGCCTCGGCACCTTCGATAACCAGATTGGGCCTGAAGCGCAGCATCTCCTGAGGACGCCCGATTCTGGCAGACAGATCTTCGAGCGAACCCTGGCCGATCAGCAGCAAGGGGAAACCATCGGCAAACGAAACCTTGTCAGCGCCTGTGCCGTAGCCACTGGGCAGCGAACGTGCGCGGTCCACCGGCACATACACCATGCGGGTCGGCTTGCCGATGAATTCGCTGACCCAGGCGGCCGCCTCCTCTCCCGCATCCGGCACCTGCAAGGTATCGCGCCAGACCGTCACACCGCGCAGAGTCGTCTCTACATCGAGAGGCAGAGCCACATCCAGAGGCTGGAAACCGGGAGCAGAAAGGGTCACGCCACCTGCCGCATTCCACAGAACGGACAGTTGCGACATGTGCGGCAAGGCACGCTGAGTGAAGAAACGCCCGCTGTTTGCGTCCACCAGCATCCAGCGTCGATCACCTGCCAGCCCCAACTCATCGAACGCTGCGCGCTGCAGCACTTCGGCTTTGCAGGATTTGAGGGGGAAACGATAGAGAGAAGCGAGACGTAGCATTGCCTGTTCCTTGGTGGCTCGAAAAACTGCGACATGAACGTCGCAGCTTATACGAGGCACCCCAGGCAAAGCAGCAAATGTTTCAGCCGCCGCAGACCATTATCAGGCGCTGACGCACCACTTCGACCAACTTGTCGGGCTGGAACTTGGAGAGGAAGTTGTCGCAACCGACCTTCTTGACCATGGATTCGTTGAAGCTACCGGACAGGGAGGTATGCAACACGATGTACAGGCTGCGCAAACGCGGGTCGTTGCGGATTTCCGTGGTCAGACGATAACCGTCCATCTCGGGCATCTCGGCATCGGTAAAGACCATCAGCAATTTTTCTTCGACGTTCTCTCCGGCATCTGCCCAGCCTTTGAGCATGTTCAGCGCCTTGAGACCATCGCTGGCAACGTGCAGCTTCAGGCCCAGTTGCGAAAGGGTGTCACGTAACTGCGACAGCGCCACCTTCGAGTCATCGACCAGAAGGATTTCACGCCCCTTTGCGTTCTCCAGAACCGGATCTTCCAGCTTTTCGCGGGACACCTTGGCGTTGTAAGGCACGATCTCGGCGAGGACTTTTTCCACGTCGATAATCTCCACCAACTGGTCATCGACCTTGCTGATGGCTGTCAGGTAATGCTGGCGACCGGCGCTGGTCGGCGGCGGCATGATCGCGTCCCAGTTCATGTTGACGATACGGTCCACGCCACCGACCAGAAACGCCTGCACGGAACGGTTGTATTCGGTCACGATGATGGTGCTGCCCGGGCCTGGAACAAGCGGGCGCATGCCGATCGCCTGGGACAGGTCGATCACCGGCAGCGTCTGGCCGCGCAGGTTGACCACGCCACAGACAAACGAGTGTCGTTGCGGCATCAGGGTCAGTTTTGGGAGCTGGAGCACTTCCTGGACCTTGAACACGTTGATCGCGAACAGCTGACGACCGGCAAGGCGAAACATGAGGATTTCCAGGCGATTCTCGCCCACCAGCTGTGTGCGTTGATCTACTGTGTCGAGAATGCCAGCCATTTATAGCTCCTGAAGCGTTGATCACGATGGGTCTGCAGTACCTGTATCGGCTGCAACAGCCCGGACCTTAATAGCCATAAATACAATGTCCAAGCATTGATGTCACATTACCATCATGCTTTACTGATGTCGCACTGCCTGCGGTCAAATATGACAGAAAACTCTTATTTGACCCTTACAAAAAAACAGACTCGACGCTTTCGAGCCTAGGGGTACCCCTGAGCCCCTATCAGGGCCGACCTGATATTCTCAACTCCCAATAGCCATTATTGTGACGCCATTCACAGTGAACGAATGGAATCATGCCTTTGTTCGTCTTGCAGTCCGACAACGGTTTGGCGCCACTCAAGGCTTCATTTTTCAAATGTTCACAAGCAATCCTTGAGCAACATTCGGAAACCCCCTACATACATTCATTTGAAATCACCATTAACTGTCGTCCATTCGCTGCGGGCGAAACAAATTCGCTATCTGAAATGCGTGGAGACAGAGGATGCTGAACAGTAATGAGTGGCAGGAAAAACACGATCAGTTCCTTAGCAATTCACAGAACCTTCTCTGCAAGTCAGAGGAATGCCTGTCGCACCTGGAAATGATCGGCGACGATGAAGACGCCATCGAAGGCCTGCTGACCAATCTGCTCAAACTGAGCCTCGAAGCACAGAGCGCTTCGATCGAAAGCCTTGCCGATTTCTCCAGAAAGCTGCAGCAGTGGCTCACCGAAGCCTGCCAGTATCCCGGCTTTTCGCCAGAAATCCTGAATACGCTGAAAAGCTGTCTGGAATTGATGTCCTGGCAACTGGAACTGATCGACCCGCAAACCGGCGAGATGCTCATGGATTGCGATGAGCAGCAGGCGCTTCTGGCAAAGTTGTCTGAAATCTCCAGTATCAGCGACCAGTAACAGCAGGTTTGCACGTCATCCCTGCTCAAAGCCCATTCCTTTTTTCAACTTCCCGGACCAGTGGAAACATCCAGAAACATCATTAAGAATGCCCACCGCACCTATTGACCGGCAATTTTCTGTTTACAGAAATGCGGGTTAACCATTAAATCGTCCTTCATTGAAACAGGATGGCTGACCGGGAATGGGCAGGCTCTTGAGTTGACGAGCTGTTATACAACTGCCGGATATCGATCCGCACCGACCATAAAAGTGGCGCCATTCGTTATGCACCTCAGCAGGAAGCTCCCAGGGTTCCGATACCTGAACACGAAAAACGGCCACTGGCTGACCAACGTGCTGTGCACAGGCGCAATCCTGGGCAACATCGGGCTGTTCCTGAGTACCGATGCCCTTCCCCTTCCACTGCTTGTCCTCAACCTGATCACCTTCATCAGCATCTGGCTCACCCGGTTGCGCAACCGCCAGCTGATCCAGCTCAAGCCTCAGGAACTGGCCGAACGGATGCTGGAGGTCCAGGAAAGCGAGCGTCATCGGCTCAGCCGGGAACTGCACGACGACATCGGACAGATGCTCACTGCGGCCAAGATCCAGTGCAACTGGCTGGAGCGTCGCCTGCCCGTAGAAGCGCAATCCCACGGCGCCCAGCTCAATGCCATCCTTGAAGAAACCCTGGATAAAGTGCGCGACCTGTCCAGCATCCTCAATCCCCGCCAGCTGTCGAGCCTGGGACTGGAGGCCAGCCTGCGCGCCCATCTGCTGAAGAGCCTCAGCGACAGTCAGGTACGCTGGAGCCTGGAATGTCAGCAGCGACTGGCCGGCATTCCCGAAGAAATGGCCATGGCCGCCTTTCGTATCGCTCAGGAGGCCGTGACCAATGTGCTGCGCCACTCCCATGCGAAAAACCTGCTGGTGCGCCTGCAGCGCCTGCCCGCCGGGCTTTCGCTCTTTATCTCGGATGACGGCGTCGGCTTCGAGCCGACAGAAAACCCCGCAGATGCCGGCCAGCGCGGCATGGCAGGCATGGCCGAACGCGTCGCCTTGCTCAATGGCTCCTGGAGCCTGCACAGCACGCCGGGTCAAGGCACACAGATCGACGTATTGTTTCCCTGGGCTCCTCGTACCCACGAACGGGCCAATGCACACAAGAAGCCTCAATGACTTGCAATCTACTGCTGATCGATGACCACTCGCTGATCAGGGCGGGCGTACGCGCTCTGGTTTCAGACATTCCCGGCTATGCCGTCATTGGCGAAGCAGCCGATGGCAGCCAGTTGGCGAGCCTTGCGCTCGAACTGCAACCTGACATCATCCTTCTGGACATCACCATGAAGGACACCAATGGCCTGGATGCTCTGGAACAACTGCTTGCGGTACAGCCCCACAGCAAAGTGCTGATCATCTCCATGCACACCGATCCCGACACCATCATGGGCGCCCTGGAAACGGGTGCTCACGGCTATCTGCTCAAGGATGCGACCGCCAGAGAGCTGGAGCAGGCACTGGAAGCCCTGCGCAACGACGAACGCTATCTGAGCCCCGCCATCGCCCATACCGTGATCAACCGGGCCTTGCGCGGTCCGCGCACCAACAGGCCCGAAGCCCTGGACAAATACAACCTCACCGCTCGCCAGCTGGAGATACTGCGTCTGGTGGTACGAGGCAAATCCACCCGGGAAATCGCCAGTGGACTGGGCCTGAGCATCAAGACCGTGGAAAGTCACCGATCGCAGATCATGAAGCGCCTGCAGATCTACGATGTTGCCGGTCTGGTACTGTTCAGCGTGCGTGAGCGGATCATCAGTCTGGACGATTGAGTGCCTGAACCGATCCGAGTACAGGTGAATTCTTCGGCAGATGGACCTGCAAGGCCGCAGGACGCGCCACGAAACGCAGGTTCTCGCCCGACAGCGGCTCACCATCCAGATTGATGTCCAGCCCCTGGGCAGACTTGAGTTCGACCCAGGGCAAGCGGGCACGCACAAACATGTTGTCGATCCCCAGACCACCTTCGAGCAGGCTCTTGAGCGTGCCGACCACTTCCTGGGGCGCTGGCAGGATGCTGATATCGAGCATGCCATCATCGACCATCGCCTCTGGACACAGCACATGCCCGCCTCCGGCCTGACGTCCGTTGCCGATTCCCAGAGCCAAAAGATTGCCACGCCAGTGGAAGTCCGGCCCGACCAGCTCACCATGAGCCGCATGCAGCTCGCTGAAGCGCGACAGCCCGGTAAACAGATAGGCTGCGCCGCCCAGCACCTTTTTCAGGTCTTCGGAT
Proteins encoded:
- a CDS encoding MOSC domain-containing protein, whose protein sequence is MLRLASLYRFPLKSCKAEVLQRAAFDELGLAGDRRWMLVDANSGRFFTQRALPHMSQLSVLWNAAGGVTLSAPGFQPLDVALPLDVETTLRGVTVWRDTLQVPDAGEEAAAWVSEFIGKPTRMVYVPVDRARSLPSGYGTGADKVSFADGFPLLLIGQGSLEDLSARIGRPQEMLRFRPNLVIEGAEAFAEDNWKRIRIGEMEFRILKPCARCILTTIDPATGQRSEDREPLTTLKTYREIEGDVMFGQNMVNDGPGVLEVGMPVEILE
- a CDS encoding chemotaxis protein CheV, with amino-acid sequence MAGILDTVDQRTQLVGENRLEILMFRLAGRQLFAINVFKVQEVLQLPKLTLMPQRHSFVCGVVNLRGQTLPVIDLSQAIGMRPLVPGPGSTIIVTEYNRSVQAFLVGGVDRIVNMNWDAIMPPPTSAGRQHYLTAISKVDDQLVEIIDVEKVLAEIVPYNAKVSREKLEDPVLENAKGREILLVDDSKVALSQLRDTLSQLGLKLHVASDGLKALNMLKGWADAGENVEEKLLMVFTDAEMPEMDGYRLTTEIRNDPRLRSLYIVLHTSLSGSFNESMVKKVGCDNFLSKFQPDKLVEVVRQRLIMVCGG
- a CDS encoding sensor histidine kinase; translation: MHLSRKLPGFRYLNTKNGHWLTNVLCTGAILGNIGLFLSTDALPLPLLVLNLITFISIWLTRLRNRQLIQLKPQELAERMLEVQESERHRLSRELHDDIGQMLTAAKIQCNWLERRLPVEAQSHGAQLNAILEETLDKVRDLSSILNPRQLSSLGLEASLRAHLLKSLSDSQVRWSLECQQRLAGIPEEMAMAAFRIAQEAVTNVLRHSHAKNLLVRLQRLPAGLSLFISDDGVGFEPTENPADAGQRGMAGMAERVALLNGSWSLHSTPGQGTQIDVLFPWAPRTHERANAHKKPQ
- a CDS encoding response regulator, with product MTCNLLLIDDHSLIRAGVRALVSDIPGYAVIGEAADGSQLASLALELQPDIILLDITMKDTNGLDALEQLLAVQPHSKVLIISMHTDPDTIMGALETGAHGYLLKDATARELEQALEALRNDERYLSPAIAHTVINRALRGPRTNRPEALDKYNLTARQLEILRLVVRGKSTREIASGLGLSIKTVESHRSQIMKRLQIYDVAGLVLFSVRERIISLDD
- the yegS gene encoding lipid kinase YegS, with product MTKRRAILILHGKQSLNEDVRNAVLEKRKQGWDLDVRLTWEGGDAQRLVTEALAAGHRHIIAGGGDGTVRDIAEALAQARTSSSMVILPLGTANDFARAAGVPLEVADALDLLDVEPRAVDLGEVGGKLFLNMATGGFGSQVTANTSEDLKKVLGGAAYLFTGLSRFSELHAAHGELVGPDFHWRGNLLALGIGNGRQAGGGHVLCPEAMVDDGMLDISILPAPQEVVGTLKSLLEGGLGIDNMFVRARLPWVELKSAQGLDINLDGEPLSGENLRFVARPAALQVHLPKNSPVLGSVQALNRPD